CACCACATCATTATGGGCCACCTAGGCACATGATGCCTGGTGCTTTTAAACCTCATCCTCACTTTGATAAGTTTGATAACAAAAAAGATAAGTTTCCAAATTATTTGCATCATGTACCTCCGGAGGATGACCCCTTAGCAACGCGAACATTGTTTGCAGGAAATTTGGAGATAAATATCACAGAGGAAGAACTGCGCCGTATATTTGGTCGTTACGGGGTTGTCGAAGACATTGATATAAAAAGGCCACCTCCTGGTACTGGAAATGCTTATGCTTTTGTTCGTTTTCAGAATCTTGACATGGCTCATAGAGCAAAAGTGGAGCTTTCAGGGCAGTACATTGGTAAATTTCAGTGCAAAATTGGTTTCGGAAAAGCTACTCCAACTACAAGAATTTGGATAGGTGGTCTTGGACCATGGACATCAATTTCACAGTTGGAGAGAGAATTTGACAGGTTTGgtgctattaaaaaaattgattacgtGAAGGGAGACACGTGTGCGTACATTCTGTACGATTCTATTGATGCTGCCCAGGCAGCAGTTAAAGAAATGCGCGGATTTCCTTTGGGGGGCCCAGAGCACAGATTACGAGCAGATTTTGCAGATGTTGCACCATTTGTGTACAAGCCTAGGCCTTTTCAAGATGACATGGGTGCAGGTGGGGATTTTAGAGTAAGAGTCCCAGGTAGAGATGATTTTGGTTATGATCCAGCTTATGAACCTTGGCCAGAAGCAGATTTTGGCTACGGGCCACCCAGAGGAGGTTTCAGAGGCCGTGGTATGCCTTGGCACGATCGTAGAGGAGGTGGGCGGGGGATGTACAGGCCGGGAGGTTATCCTGGGGACATGTACATGAAAGATGAACCTGATTGGGTCGTTAGGAGGCCGCCTCCAGATGCAGAGTTTGAAGTGCCGCGCCCTCCGAGGAGATCCGGCTCAGCAGAACCAGGTGTTGATCGTTCAAGGTCGCATTCTCCGAGACATCATTCTGTAGAAAGCGATTCGGGCTCGGATGGCCGACGCAATGGATTGCTGGGATCTGCACGCACTTTGTCAGAGTTAGCAAGAAAGTGTGCTGCGGTGTGGCATGGAGCGCTCATCTTGAAGAATTCGCTGTTTCCTGCCAAGTTTCACCTTACAGATGGTGATGCAGACATTGTGGAGAGTTTAATGAAAGATGAAGAAGGAAAACATCATTTGCGAATCACTCAGAGGCTGAGATTGGATCCGCCTAAACTGGAAGATGTTTCTAAACGCATTGCATCGTCAAGTGCGCACGCCATTTTCATAGGCTTGTCTGGGTCCACTGCTTCTGTAACAAATGAAGATTCTACTGTTCAAACCAGACCATTGAGAAATCTTGTGTCTTATCTGAAACAGAAGGAAGCAGCAGGTGTAATTTCTTTGCTAAATAAAGATACGGATGCAACCGGAGTGTTATATGCTTTTCCTCCATGTGCATTTTCTACAGAGTTGTTGAAGCGAACGGCACCCAACTTGTCAGAAGAGGGCTTGAAGGAGGACCACTTGGTCATAGTAGTGGTACGAGGGGGCAGTGCATAGGCAACAGGTATCCTCTTGTCATTTACATTTGCctaattacaatttttacatGCATCGTAATACTACTAACACATGTTAAGTTGAAACTTGCTAACTGCTGataagtaaatgtttttatatgCCAATAATTTGTCTACATCTTAAGCATAATGCTTCGGGTATTGTTATACCTATTCTTGAAAAAATGTAGCACAATAGATAGTATATATTTTGGTTGGTGCAGGTAGCTAGATTATTTGTTTAGGTGTAATGTTCATTATATTACCACTGTAATTATGTCTCATTTTCTTTATAAAATACAATGTTTTTGAGTATTACTTGCAATGTTTATCTACACACATGTTAACTACTAACATGAAGCAAttttatgtttacaaaaaattgggcttatttaaattttctttttgcaATGGTTAATTAAATATAGAGAAACAATTTGAGCGTGGAAATCTTTGatattgataaatattttaaatcagataaatttttttgtaagacTGAAGAAcattataatctaatttaataacATGTTCAAATTAGTCtatttttaatcttttatcaGTCAGAGGTAAAATTTAAGTTAATGCCATATTTTTGAACACATGTTTAGTTACATTTATGGTTAACCATTTGTGATAATGATAATTACGTATGGATGCTTACATTGTTGGTTAACAAGCACAAgacttttaaattatgttttcttaTTGTTTCATTTTTGTCTTAGTGAACTGTTGTGCTGGAAGTGGTAGTGAATGATTGTAAATGTTCTTCAGTGTTGCAAGTATGTACTGTAAATGTTGAGCCTGTTGCCCAAGTTACCTAGCATCAGCCAGGCTCCATGGGACAACAGCCACGTGTCCAGAACTAATTTAAAATGTGTGTAGTGCCAACTTGTTTGAGGGAATGAGTGAACTTGCGAGTGGCGTGAAACTTGAACATTATGGAcctaatttgaaaaatatttgttaacgTATGATGCGGTGTATCAGTGTTGTGTGTACCATTACAAagtttgtgctttttttttgttttcaccaATGACAAGTGCTTtgtttgcctcaaaatacatctgATGTCTGACTTGCCTGTAAAAGCTCTTTTTGGCTCCAGTGTTGAACAGTGTAGTGAGTTCGGTATTGTGTCAAATAGAAATATTACTTGCAGCAttgaaatttgttattttatttccctGGTGAGCTTTTAAGTTTGGTGTgtgaaatttagtttttttagggGTTTAATTAACGCCAGTTCAATAAGCTACAGAGTGAGCGAGTGCCTCTGAAAAGAAGACTGTTGTGTGTTGGTGAGGTAACATTTTGGATTAAAATGTTCAGTTCAGccacattaagtttttttttttttgtaatttaattaaattgttttttacgATGCAGAAAATATTGTGTCCAGTGAGAGTGTTAGGCAGAAGTGAATCCAAAATGTTATGACTAGTTGGTTTTCGGTGTGCGATGTTTCTGTTTGGGTGCAGTGTGTCTACAGAGTTAACACCATTGGGTTAGCCTCAGTTTTGCATTTTAGTGAAAATTATAGTTTTCAGACACTGGTGTTGTACTCTTAATAGAGTGTAAAACTTCTCGTAAGGTGTAACAAGTGGAAGTAAGTTGTGTGTCGACTAAGTTCTTTTTACAAAAAGTTGAGTTCAGTGGTAATTAAGGTTTCAGTGCCAGTGAAGTCAGGGATTCTGTCGGTAAGTTTAAAGTGCATAAACATTATAAGTGTGTGTTATGTTGGTGGTGTGAgtgtatttcataattttttctttagaactttgttttatacataaatattttgttggatCAACAGTAATAAAAGAGGTTAGAGtaatatgaattaaattttagCAGTAATTATGTATGATTGTCAAATTAATGTTTTGCTAATTCGTGACCCTTAAACATGTGAGTATATAACTCTTTTTTTACCAGCTTTTATAGTAATCATATTAAATTATCAACTTTTTTAAAGCTAAGCTAAATAGGTTTAGAGTATGGTACTTAGAAAATTTACATAGCTTCTAACATCAAAAGGCTGAGATATTTATGTAAGGGAAAATGCATCAGGCTATaagttttctaaataaaataagaaGGATCCTGTATGGGACATTGCTGACCATAATATTTTGCAAGGCACTACCAGTTATAAAGTTGATAGTTATTATTTTGTCAGGTTTCTTCATCACAAGTCTATCAACTTACATGCCCCTACCATATTTAGTCATCATAGTACAAATGGTTCATTATTTTAGGCATGTGACATTGCAGATAACTTTTGCCTctcataaaaatattgaatttggaaactaagaaagggggggggggaagctaaaATTAGCAGTTGTTTAAATGTGTATGATAATAGTAATAGTGTGAATATTAGCTAGAGAAGAGTATAAATATGTCTACCTGTAGCTTTTTTAATCCCTTCTTATCccttttgtttaataatttattttaaaagatgaacaaaaaataatatgctaCAAGTTGGTGGTTATGCCTGTGCTCACTCTCTGATTGTGATTCGAGAAACAGAGTGATGTAGAGTTGTGATACCGTTCCAATTACTATTCTTTTCTTTCTCTTAAAAtcctttattaaaatttatttttcttctaaagTTATATAATGTTATAGATATGTTTAATTATAGCAATTTTCAAGAATTTTAATGTTAGTTTATTAATGTATCTAACaatacaattcccccccccccccccccccttttttttgcccATAGTCGCAAGTAGTTTTAGGTTCCAGTCAGGATTAAAAACCTCTTTTCAGTTAGACTGATCTAACAAGCTTCAGTCATAGCCATTTTCTATTTGCTATTTTTTTGAGAATCCAGTTGCAATTAAAAACATGTGTTTGCAGGCTTTTAATCATGCTTGTAGTGATTCTTAATTAGGCTGACGACCTAACCAATCTCTTCCATTAAATAGGGAACCGCAGGACACAACCGTAGAATTGTGTATGCTTTGTGGAAGAACCATAGCTAGTGAATGCAATGCAAAATGAAAAGGTAAACAAGATTTAGCAAGGTAAAGAAACTTACAAAAACTTATACACTTTGTAGGATGTAAAAATCCTTAGACAATTATTGATCCCAAAATTATCCAAACACTAGTATTTGTCTGGAAATATATGACAAATATGGAATTGCATATTTGAATAATTGTGAAATATCatagaaaaacacaacttaaCTTGGCGCTTCATAGTCATTTACACATCAAGTAGGAGCATCTACAGTATGTTCATAATAAAGTCAAGCTGCAGTTGTGGTGAGCAGAAATGAAACAAAAGCTTGAAACTTGTGCAACATTGGACAGTATCGCAGAGTTTCTGTAGTATGATGTGCAAAAGTGTGCACGTGCAGGTAATGACGCAACATCGCGAACACGATGATGAAACACTACGAACACCACGAATTGCTTAGCAGCAGTGGATTAGGTCACGTCAGTCGAGATGTGAACGGTACAAAGGAAAGTTCAGTGTGTTCTGTGGCTTGCTAAAATCGAAACTGTGGCCAAAGTTCAACATGAATATTGTCGTGTGTACAAGTAAGAGCCACCACATAGGAATAACAATCTGTGGGATAATCAGCTCAAGGTTACCGGCAGTTTTTTGGACAAACCCTATTCTGGTAGGCCATCGGTAAGTGACGAGTGTGTAGAGGCTATACGGGAGAGCTACCTAAGGAgcccaaaaaattataacaacaaagataaagtaaaattaaatactaaaaatatagTCAAAAACTAATGACTGTTTCAGAATTAGGCCTAATCAAGACTACGTTTCGTGCGGTTTCAAAGAAACGTCTCCgtttttcatgttataaaatgcAGCTGTTGCATGTTATCAAACCGGCGGACAGATCCACACGCTTCATGTTTGTTACAGATATGCTTAGTGAGATTGACAACGATGAACAATTTATGTAGAAGATTGTGTTTGCGAATAGGCCATATTCCATGTCTGTGGACATTTTCATCGCCGTAACGTCCGAATATGGGTCGCTGAAAATCCTGGTGCCTACGTTTAGTACGAATGTAACACCCCTAAGAAAAACCTGTGGTGTGCCCTGATGCATGATAAAGTTATAGGGCCATTTTTGTCACAACTGGGAAATAGAAAAATTTACAGGtggaaagtaattatttttataataatcattATTTGTCACATGCCTACGAATGGATTTGAAACCTTGGTAGTAGACATAAACAGACACAACAATATACACAGAAACAGAAAAAATAGCAATAGTGGTAGTAAAAAAACAACAATGAACAAGCAGTAATggcaagataaaaaaaactgacaacAGAATAAGACTGGTACTGAAAGGCAGGCAACAACAATAAGCAGATAAACTAAACAATACAAACTTGGTTAACACTACACAAAATAGTAACAACATTTCTATGAAAAACATTTCAGGAGTTGAAGATGATATTACAAAAtctaacacaaaataaatttgggaaatgatagttcaaatatatttatttatgggcagaagatagaattttttttaggatttatcTTATTTCCAGTTTGCAGTAAGAAACATATTAGTTGACATGATTAATAAGTgtgtacaatattattattttttaaggtaCATAGAAGAAGTGCTTTATGACTAATAAAAGATGGAATTTTAGTGCCGTAGTTTCCAAAATGTAACTGCAATTAAAGTTAAGATTATAACAATTATTTAGCTGAAAGAGAATTTATGATGTAATTTAAATCTGCTTtattagtgttttatttttttttgcattaaaaattatttaatttggatACTTTTGAGTTTTTCAATATCAGAATTATTAATGCTGTTCCAAATTTTTGATTCATATTCAAGTTTGGATATAACTTAGAGCTATTTAAAGGGCTAGAGTTGAATCCAAATTCAAAGTATTATATGTAATAAACTTTGAGACCAAGTTTTCTATTCAAGTAAGTCAAAAGTGATTTAATATGAAGGTGAAAATATAGCTTAGAAGTAAGTAAAATACCTAGATCTTAACATAATGCCACCTAGAGATAGGTATATTTTTCAGTTAGTAGTCAAATGTAATTATATGGAATTTTTCGGAGAAGGCtatggttgttgttgttgttgttgttattattattaactaagtTAAAAGATATAGGCCTCTAGTTGGAAACATTATTTGTGTATGGGAATGACCTTGGCAAACTTCCATATGAAGGGCAAAAGAGTGCAAAATGTAGAATTAtacaaacctgttttttttttttccttgcaaagTTCTACAGGATGAATCCACAGTAATAACCACAATTGTTTCATTAATTGGCCTACTACCATCAGGGCACAGTTGCATAGTGATATAGCCTCCCATTAAGGCATTCAAAGTTCAATTTCTCATATCCAAGCCTTGACTTAATGAAAATTGGTAATAAAGTAGATTTTGCAGTGATATGCATTTTCTTGGTTTCACCAACCAAGTTTAAATATCTTGATTTGTTCTGTTTTGTGTTCTTcaacgcagtggcgtagccaggatttgtgtatggggggtgttaagaagcatggaccccccccccccctgtattaaagcgggtggtccgggggtcctcccccgggaaaatttggattttaaggtgtaaaatagtgctattttagcagttttcggtacttaaatttaaatatcgtaatggtaaaatttttattaattttaatatgaaatttgtttgagtgatgaataataaattaattaaagatttggtgctaagggggggggggggtgtttgaacccctaaaccccccccctggctacgcccctgcttcaACGCACTAAAACTCGATTTGCcctataaaaatgtaattagtaTTAGCAGGCCagttgttttttagtttttttaaaaggaTACAAATGATTGTCATACTTTTAGTGTGTAGTCATTTCTATTTGTGAAAGAAagaataaaacacaatttttttcggAACTTTAACAATATAACAGTAATGTCCAAACAATCTGCCTTcaggtatttaaaataaatttaaaaataatttttttttagaattttgacCTGATAGGATGGTTCAAATTCAGTTGAACCACtgtactgtaaaaaatatatgttctaGAAATGAAAGCAATTCCCATTTTCTGAGTATAACTGTGCAGGTTACGTTAAGTATGTCATCTTTgacgaatatatatttttttttttactaaaccgcaaaaaaaatttgttcataacAAACATGATTTATCATGGCAAATCAATacctttaaaattctttatattggCAATAGAACTTTTCCTGACTACTGGCAGTCATTGTACAGGTAAGTAAGAGGTTGCTTGTCTGTTATGCTTTATTTGCTCCTTATATTTTCACATGACCGTTATTTTTCAAGCAATTTTAGGTGCTAAAATCTCATATTTTGCAGTATTTTCTCAGAATATCACAAATGTACACATTCTTGTTTTTCTGAAAGAGTTTCTAACAGAAGAGTAAAGTTGGGCTATTCCACCAATTTTGAGACAACTCTGTAGAGGTAAATAGGGCCGTTAAGAGGGAGGGGCAAAGGGGAAAATCCCCAGGATTTGAGCACCAAAGAAGTCTGTCTGAGTtgcaagatttttttaaattcacttgttTACCCTTATAGTAGTGTGAAATTACATGTCTGTTGGTAATAGACTTGTTATAGAATACACGCagttcacatttacagttatgaccACAGTAACCTAAAGTCTTGAAACCCCAGAACGCAACTTAAAACAGAAGTGTCGCTGCTGCCCCTGCCACATCCTCCCCTCTCTGCCGCACTGTTTGCATCTCTTGCAATACGTCTTGACGCTGGAGCCAGTGCACCGCGCGATTAGTCTAATTGCCTCACGGCAGCGTCGTAAGGGGGAGAGAGTCCAGGCACTGGTGAGAAGCTTGTGGTACAATTTGACGAATGCCTCAATCGTTTTGGCAATTATGTAgcaaaataagtaagaccctgctgaacttttggttataaaattatcatgttatgtaaatttgtcttttttttatatagcccatCGGAAGTTAAAACAAAAGCCCTCGTACATTGTCAGTTGAAAGAGGTATAAACCAAGCTGTGGCCAAATTGAATTTTTGTGCATTTTTTGACACGAATGATCTGTCAGAAGTTAATTTCAAAATATCTATATTAGCTGGAATAAACTACTTTTACACATCACTCCTTTGAGAGAGTGAAATCGTTTAGACATACAACATACTATGTCACTCCCTGCATCTACATCAAAAAAGCAACTACTTTATTAGCTAAAAACTTAAACTATTCCATTAATAACTTATGAGAAACTACTTTCCATAATTTTCTGCAAACTTGACAGTGTGTTTAACCTATTTATAGTTTTGGCATTACACACCATTCTCCGTTAGCAATTTGCGTAACTGTGTTTTCATAAAAGTTTTTTGTATAAGTGTTGTGCATAACTGTGATTCCTTTAGCTATTTTTTGCCAAATAATGCTCTTAAAACTTAGTTTTCGTAGATGAATCAAGGAAAATGTGTTTTGGCTGATTTCATTTTATCTAACTTTgtttagcctaattttattttacctaacAGTTTTACTCTGAAACAGACTGGTTTTATGCCTACCTACCTGTCTTTGTCATACCTCTGTTTTGCCTAATATTGCTGTGCTTAACTGCATTTTGACTAAGTAACTTCATTTGCCCTTAAAATGTTTTGCACAACTGCGTTTTTCATAATTTGGTTGCATGTAACTatatttttgctttaaaaaaGTTTCTATTTGGGACCTTTGTGTGAGCCAATTAAAATACATAGATTTAGACACACATTACCAAGTTTTAATATTGCACATATAATGTAAAATAGTTATTGGAGACAGAGCAAACAGTTTTTGCATTGTGCCTGTTTGGAAGTTAAGAATTCACGTGGACAAAAAAAAGTGCTACTTGGAATCTATGACTGTATACTTCAAATAATATCTTAATTCATTAATGTTGTTACACAATTTGAACAGCATTACT
This genomic window from Bacillus rossius redtenbacheri isolate Brsri chromosome 6, Brsri_v3, whole genome shotgun sequence contains:
- the LOC134532976 gene encoding RNA-binding protein spenito: MKRSSDRDTPPPRSKRSRSSLGRYDDSSDERITPERIRRRSRGRSPSPRGRYAESSHRDDYGRSRDISDRGYPSYKVLCVSALHPKASDDVIKDTLYREYKKYGDFSIRISHDVDERVAYICFRSSEDARDAKHSKPRVIIYDKVALVEAVYESRSASDLYRRGSSRPRSLTPDYDRYYHQRSRSPGPDRHRPSESRYERSYGPPPGLPHRDFRREGPPPPHHDFLRAPVHHGPPHIPPGPPHHYGPPRHMMPGAFKPHPHFDKFDNKKDKFPNYLHHVPPEDDPLATRTLFAGNLEINITEEELRRIFGRYGVVEDIDIKRPPPGTGNAYAFVRFQNLDMAHRAKVELSGQYIGKFQCKIGFGKATPTTRIWIGGLGPWTSISQLEREFDRFGAIKKIDYVKGDTCAYILYDSIDAAQAAVKEMRGFPLGGPEHRLRADFADVAPFVYKPRPFQDDMGAGGDFRVRVPGRDDFGYDPAYEPWPEADFGYGPPRGGFRGRGMPWHDRRGGGRGMYRPGGYPGDMYMKDEPDWVVRRPPPDAEFEVPRPPRRSGSAEPGVDRSRSHSPRHHSVESDSGSDGRRNGLLGSARTLSELARKCAAVWHGALILKNSLFPAKFHLTDGDADIVESLMKDEEGKHHLRITQRLRLDPPKLEDVSKRIASSSAHAIFIGLSGSTASVTNEDSTVQTRPLRNLVSYLKQKEAAGVISLLNKDTDATGVLYAFPPCAFSTELLKRTAPNLSEEGLKEDHLVIVVVRGGSA